A window of the Lolium perenne isolate Kyuss_39 chromosome 7, Kyuss_2.0, whole genome shotgun sequence genome harbors these coding sequences:
- the LOC127316109 gene encoding galactoside 2-alpha-L-fucosyltransferase-like: protein MNTDGSRGGPDLLEIEEATSFTVKKAKKPSIVCVTRWSSVVNAVVVALIMTLPPVLLIFSGHLDDPAVWIKSAVAGLGARRESRKDVLLGGLVLPGFDEQSCASRYQSVYYRKNMTRSPTPYLIERLREQEALQRRCGPGSEPYMRASERLKSGEKNVDTVDGCSYLVLLAYRGLGNRILATASAFLYAMLTNRVLLVDRAKTLGDIFCEPFPGTTWLLPLDFPLEGYSDLGEEAAESYANVTLRNNTGPASEHRFVYITLDHGASAANRLAYCDDHRQFLHRVQWVVLRTDCYIAPSLFLNPAYQEELHRMFPRKDAVFYVISRYLLHPTNDVWGMVTRFYDSYLKNADETLGIQIRVLDEDTPPQNILDQILACTSQEHLLPGVVVAGAGGVPPPLQTRARTKAVLVTGLSGWHHDRIREMYWQSATADGEVVSVHQPSHEEFQEFFLAMHDMKALAEMYLLSMTDAIVTSGWSTFGYVGSGLGGLTPYLMMRPVHRKLPDTRCKRAMSMEPCAQGPAYFECTRREYNMVFHTNNMVPHVQACEDMAWGLKLTEPIAEKEV from the exons ATGAACACCGATGGCAGCAGGGGAGGGCCGGACTTGTTAGAGATTGAGGAGGCAACGTCGTTCACGGTTAAGAAGGCGAAGAAGCCGTCCATTGTCTGCGTCACACGATGGAGCTCGGTGGTGAACGCCGTGGTGGTGGCCTTGATCATGACGCTGCCACCCGTCCTCCTCATCTTCAGCGGCCACCTCGACGATCCGGCGGTATGGATCAAGTCCGCCGTGGCCGGCTTAGGAGCTCGACGAG AATCAAGGAAGGACGTGCTTCTGGGTGGCCTGGTCCTTCCAGGATTCGACGAACAGTCCTGCGCCAGCCGGTACCAGTCCGTGTACTACCGCAAGAACATGACGCGCTCCCCGACGCCCTATCTCATCGAGCGGCTGAGGGAGCAGGAGGCGCTGCAGCGGCGGTGCGGCCCGGGCAGTGAGCCATACATGAGAGCTTCGGAGCGGCTGAAATCTGGGGAGAAAAACGTGGACACCGTCGACGGCTGCAGCTACCTGGTGCTGCTAGCATACCGCGGCCTGGGCAACCGGATACTCGCCACCGCCTCGGCCTTCCTCTACGCCATGCTCACAAACCGCGTGCTGCTCGTCGACCGGGCCAAGACCCTGGGCGACATCTTCTGCGAGCCGTTCCCGGGGACGACATGGCTGCTCCCTCTCGACTTCCCGCTGGAGGGGTACAGCGACCTGGGCGAGGAGGCGGCGGAGAGCTACGCGAACGTGACGCTGCGCAACAACACCGGGCCGGCGTCGGAGCACCGCTTCGTGTACATCACCCTCGACCACGGCGCCAGCGCGGCCAACAGGCTCGCCTACTGCGACGACCACCGGCAGTTCCTCCACCGGGTGCAATGGGTGGTCCTGAGGACGGACTGCTACATCGCGCCCAGCCTCTTCCTCAACCCGGCGTACCAGGAGGAGCTCCACCGGATGTTCCCCAGGAAGGACGCCGTGTTCTACGTCATCTCGCGGTACCTCCTCCACCCGACGAACGACGTCTGGGGCATGGTCACGCGGTTCTACGACTCCTACCTCAAGAACGCCGACGAGACGCTGGGCATTCAGATCAGGGTATTGGACGAAGACACGCCGCCCCAAAACATCTTGGATCAGATCCTCGCGTGCACGTCGCAGGAGCACCTGCTTCCGGGCGTGGTGGTGGCGGGCGCCGGAGGAGTGCCGCCGCCGCTCCAGACCCGTGCCCGAACTAAGGCCGTCCTGGTCACAGGGCTCAGCGGGTGGCACCACGACAGAATCCGGGAGATGTACTGGCAGTCGGCGACCGCTGACGGCGAGGTGGTGAGCGTGCACCAGCCGAGCCACGAGGAATTCCAGGAGTTCTTCCTGGCCATGCACGACATGAAGGCGCTGGCCGAGATGTACCTGCTGAGCATgaccgacgccatcgtcaccagcGGCTGGTCGACGTTCGGTTATGTTGGCAGCGGGCTCGGCGGGCTCACGCCGTACCTCATGATGAGGCCTGTGCACCGGAAGCTGCCCGACACAAGATGCAAACGGGCCATGTCTATGGAGCCGTGCGCTCAGGGGCCAGCATACTTCGAGTGCACCAGGAGAGAATACAATATGGTCTTCCACACCAATAATATGGTGCCTCATGTCCAGGCTTGCGAAGACATGGCTTGGGGACTAAAACTCACTGAGCCCATAGCCGAGAAGGAAGTGTAG